A genomic region of Micromonospora sp. NBC_01796 contains the following coding sequences:
- a CDS encoding dihydrolipoyl dehydrogenase family protein, translating into MTEPEQFDVIVMGLGVGGEEAAGRLAQAGLSVLGIERRLVGGECPYWGCIPSKMMIRAGNALAEANRVGVLGGRAEVVSDWAPVAARIRDEATTNWDDRRAADRFTGKGGRLVRGSAELVGPGLVEVDGIRYRARRGIVIGTGTTPVIPPVEGLAATPYWTNHEAIEAAELPRSIAVLGGGAIGLELAQVFARFGVRVHVVERSDRLLAMEEPESSELATAALRADGVEIHTGMRTERVDHGADGFTLHLTGDGTVRADRLLVASGRRARLDELGLPSVGLDPEQRYLDTDDRMRVADGIWAVGDVTGHGAFTHMAMYQAGIVIQDILSGGGSAPEVADRAVPRADYRALPRVTFTDPEIGAVGLTERQARDAGLRIRVGQTRLPDSSRGWIHKVGNEGFIKLIADAERGVLIGATSAGPSGGEVLGALAVAVHAAVPVSQLRQMIWAYPTFHRAIGDALNNLK; encoded by the coding sequence GTGACGGAGCCGGAGCAGTTCGACGTGATCGTGATGGGACTCGGTGTCGGCGGCGAGGAGGCCGCCGGGCGGTTGGCGCAGGCCGGTCTCTCCGTACTCGGGATCGAGCGCCGGCTCGTCGGGGGCGAGTGCCCGTACTGGGGCTGCATTCCGAGCAAGATGATGATCAGGGCGGGGAACGCGCTGGCCGAGGCGAACCGGGTCGGGGTGCTGGGCGGCCGGGCGGAGGTCGTGTCGGACTGGGCGCCGGTGGCGGCCCGGATCAGGGACGAGGCCACCACGAACTGGGACGACAGGCGGGCCGCCGACCGGTTCACCGGCAAGGGCGGTCGGCTGGTCCGTGGGTCGGCCGAGCTGGTCGGTCCCGGTCTGGTCGAGGTCGACGGGATCCGCTACCGGGCCCGCCGGGGCATCGTCATCGGCACCGGTACGACCCCGGTGATCCCGCCGGTGGAGGGGCTGGCCGCCACCCCGTACTGGACGAACCACGAGGCGATCGAGGCGGCCGAACTGCCCCGGTCGATCGCGGTCCTCGGCGGCGGGGCGATCGGTCTGGAGTTGGCGCAGGTGTTCGCCCGGTTCGGCGTACGGGTGCACGTGGTCGAGCGGTCCGACCGGCTGCTGGCGATGGAGGAGCCGGAGTCGTCGGAGCTGGCCACCGCCGCGTTGCGGGCCGACGGGGTGGAGATCCACACCGGGATGCGGACCGAGCGGGTCGACCACGGTGCGGACGGCTTCACCCTGCACCTGACCGGCGACGGCACCGTACGCGCGGACCGGCTGCTGGTCGCCAGCGGCCGGCGGGCCCGGCTGGACGAACTCGGTCTGCCCAGCGTGGGGCTGGATCCGGAGCAGCGCTATCTCGACACCGACGACCGGATGCGGGTGGCCGACGGCATCTGGGCGGTCGGCGACGTGACCGGTCATGGCGCATTCACGCATATGGCGATGTACCAGGCCGGAATCGTGATCCAGGACATCCTGAGCGGTGGCGGCTCGGCTCCGGAAGTGGCCGATCGGGCGGTGCCGCGCGCGGACTATCGGGCACTGCCCAGGGTCACGTTCACCGATCCGGAAATCGGTGCGGTGGGGTTGACCGAGCGACAGGCTCGTGACGCTGGGCTGCGCATCCGGGTGGGGCAGACTCGGCTGCCGGATTCCTCGCGGGGCTGGATCCACAAGGTCGGCAACGAGGGATTCATCAAGTTGATCGCGGATGCCGAACGGGGCGTCCTGATCGGCGCGACCTCGGCCGGTCCGTCGGGTGGCGAGGTGCTGGGTGCGCTGGCCGTGGCCGTGCACGCGGCGGTCCCGGTGTCCCAACTGCGCCAGATGATTTGGGCCTACCCGACTTTCCATCGGGCCATCGGGGACGCCCTGAACAATCTCAAGTAG
- a CDS encoding MerR family transcriptional regulator has protein sequence MGDDGLSAGAVARRLGVAVTTLRTWHQRYGLGPSRHVPGQHRRYTAQDLARLEIMRRLTTEGVVPAEAARWAQRAPDVADRGESGRGARPAVDVPDRDRARPARRTMIRPRDGGGRTIPVHPAGPAARGLARAAMRLDAAGVYETVERVVAVDGVVAAWDGLLRPVLAGLGERHTATAGLIEVEHLLSRCVSEVLAVVTRRAARSGPPRILLACADEEQHSLPLEALAAALAEVGVATRQLGARVPAAALVDAVARTGPAAVVLWSHARSTADPAQLRAVLASPHRPVLLVAAGPGWHTETLPVGVPLPASLGEALSLTVTLGASADRSLTG, from the coding sequence GTGGGCGATGACGGACTGAGCGCGGGGGCGGTGGCGCGCCGGCTCGGCGTGGCGGTCACCACCCTGCGCACCTGGCACCAGCGGTACGGCCTCGGGCCGAGCCGGCACGTGCCCGGCCAACACCGGCGCTACACCGCCCAGGACCTGGCCCGACTGGAGATCATGCGTCGGCTCACCACCGAGGGGGTGGTGCCGGCGGAGGCGGCCCGGTGGGCACAACGGGCACCCGACGTGGCGGACCGTGGGGAATCGGGGCGTGGTGCCCGCCCTGCTGTTGACGTACCCGATCGGGACCGTGCCCGGCCGGCACGCCGGACGATGATCCGACCGCGCGACGGCGGCGGGCGGACCATCCCGGTCCACCCGGCCGGTCCGGCCGCCCGCGGCCTGGCCCGTGCGGCGATGCGGCTCGACGCCGCCGGTGTGTACGAGACCGTTGAGCGGGTCGTCGCGGTCGACGGTGTGGTGGCCGCGTGGGACGGGCTGCTGCGCCCGGTGCTCGCCGGGCTCGGCGAGCGGCACACCGCCACGGCCGGTCTGATCGAGGTCGAACACCTGCTCTCGCGCTGCGTGTCCGAGGTGCTCGCGGTGGTCACCCGGAGGGCGGCACGCAGCGGTCCACCACGGATCCTGCTCGCCTGCGCCGACGAGGAACAGCACAGCCTGCCGTTGGAGGCGCTCGCCGCCGCGCTGGCCGAGGTCGGCGTGGCCACCCGGCAACTCGGCGCCCGGGTGCCGGCGGCGGCGCTGGTCGACGCGGTCGCCCGGACCGGACCGGCAGCGGTGGTGCTCTGGTCGCACGCCCGGTCCACCGCCGATCCGGCCCAGCTCCGGGCGGTGCTGGCGAGCCCGCACCGGCCGGTGCTGCTGGTCGCCGCCGGACCCGGCTGGCACACCGAGACGCTGCCCGTCGGGGTGCCGCTGCCGGCCAGCCTGGGCGAGGCCCTCTCGCTCACCGTGACGCTGGGCGCGTCGGCAGACCGGTCGCTCACCGGCTGA
- the crtI gene encoding phytoene desaturase family protein: MRTVSGRTDRVVVVGAGLGGLACALHLAGSGRQVTVLEREPVPGGRAGRLSLDGYEFDTGPTVLTMPDLIAEALDAVGEELTDWLDLIPLDPAYRAHYPDGSTLDVHTEPAAMAAEISRVCGPREADGYLRFVDYARNLWQLERTDFIERNLDSPTDLLTGNLLKLVAAGAFRRLQTKVNQFFRDPRTQRIFSFQAMYAGLAPHDALAIYTVISYLDSVAGVYFPRGGIHAVSRALAGAAEKHGVQIRYDTTVTRVETSAGRATAVTTADGERIPADVVVLNPDLPIAYRDLLPPARQRRLRYSPSCVVLHVGSSQAYSGIAHHNIHFGRSWRGTFQEVIKRGQLMSDPSLLVTNPSRTDPSVAPAGRHSYYVLAPVPNLESAPLDWRGDLPRRYAAELTATLESRGYVGFADGIEVSEVVTPADWADAGMAAGTPFAAAHSLFQTGPFRPTNLHRTLSNVVFVGSGTQPGVGVPMVLISGKLAAARVTGGGR, from the coding sequence GTGCGGACCGTGAGTGGACGGACCGATCGGGTGGTGGTGGTCGGGGCGGGACTCGGCGGCCTCGCCTGCGCCCTGCACCTGGCCGGCAGCGGACGGCAGGTCACCGTGCTGGAACGCGAACCGGTGCCGGGCGGCCGGGCCGGGCGGCTCAGCCTCGACGGGTACGAGTTCGACACCGGCCCGACCGTGCTCACCATGCCCGACCTGATCGCCGAGGCGCTGGACGCGGTCGGCGAGGAACTGACCGACTGGCTCGACCTGATCCCGCTGGACCCGGCGTACCGGGCGCACTACCCCGACGGCTCCACCCTCGACGTGCACACCGAACCGGCCGCGATGGCGGCCGAGATCTCCCGCGTCTGCGGTCCCCGGGAGGCCGACGGTTACCTGCGCTTCGTCGACTACGCGCGCAACCTGTGGCAACTGGAGCGCACCGACTTCATCGAGCGCAATCTCGACTCGCCGACCGACCTGCTCACCGGCAACCTGCTGAAGCTGGTCGCCGCCGGTGCCTTCCGCCGGCTCCAGACCAAGGTCAACCAGTTCTTCCGCGACCCCCGGACCCAGCGGATCTTCTCCTTCCAGGCGATGTACGCCGGTCTCGCCCCGCACGACGCGCTCGCCATCTACACCGTGATCTCGTACCTCGACTCGGTGGCCGGGGTCTACTTCCCGCGCGGCGGCATCCACGCCGTCTCCCGGGCGCTGGCCGGTGCCGCCGAGAAACACGGCGTCCAGATCCGGTACGACACCACCGTGACCCGGGTGGAGACCTCGGCCGGTCGGGCCACCGCGGTCACCACCGCCGACGGCGAGCGGATCCCGGCCGACGTGGTGGTCCTCAACCCGGACCTGCCGATCGCCTACCGCGACCTGCTGCCACCGGCCCGGCAACGCCGGTTGCGCTACTCCCCCTCGTGCGTGGTGCTGCACGTCGGTTCGAGTCAGGCGTACTCGGGGATCGCCCACCACAACATCCACTTCGGCCGGTCCTGGCGGGGCACCTTCCAGGAGGTGATCAAGCGGGGTCAGTTGATGTCGGACCCGTCCCTGCTGGTCACCAACCCGAGCCGGACCGACCCGTCGGTCGCACCGGCCGGACGCCACTCCTACTACGTGCTCGCCCCGGTGCCGAACCTCGAGTCGGCCCCGCTGGACTGGCGCGGCGACCTGCCCCGGCGGTACGCCGCCGAGCTGACCGCCACCCTGGAGAGCCGGGGGTACGTCGGATTCGCCGACGGGATCGAGGTCTCCGAGGTCGTCACGCCCGCCGACTGGGCCGACGCCGGGATGGCCGCGGGCACCCCGTTCGCCGCCGCGCACAGTCTTTTCCAGACCGGACCATTCCGTCCCACGAATCTGCACCGCACACTCTCCAATGTGGTGTTCGTCGGTTCGGGTACACAGCCGGGAGTGGGTGTTCCGATGGTGCTGATCTCCGGGAAGCTGGCCGCGGCCAGGGTCACCGGCGGTGGTCGATGA
- a CDS encoding phytoene/squalene synthase family protein gives MSPAPATGTRGPAETDLAAAYARCRELHKQHGRTYYLATRLLPAWKRRHVHALYGFTRYADEIVDRTDDLPPAVRAAQLTDWSDRFVAGLRGAPVDDPLLPAVLHTIAAFNLDPDDFASFLRSMAMDLTVTSYARYDDLLDYMEGSAAVIGTMMLPILGSSDPVAAREPARQLGLAFQLTNFIRDVAEDLDRGRTYLPDEDLARFGVSRDDLVEAAARCRASGPIRKLIAYEVTRAQAHYAAAAPGIVLLNPASQACMRTAYLLYGGILDEVAAAGYDVFVRRAAVPNRRRAAVALRALLTRPGTPVPLPGPPG, from the coding sequence GTGTCACCGGCGCCCGCGACAGGGACCCGGGGACCGGCGGAAACCGATCTCGCGGCGGCCTACGCCCGCTGCCGTGAGCTGCACAAACAGCACGGTCGCACCTACTATCTCGCGACCCGGCTGCTCCCGGCGTGGAAGCGGCGGCACGTGCACGCGCTCTACGGCTTCACCCGGTACGCGGACGAGATCGTCGACCGTACCGACGACCTGCCACCCGCCGTCCGGGCCGCCCAGCTCACCGACTGGTCCGACCGGTTCGTCGCCGGGCTGCGGGGTGCCCCGGTCGACGACCCGCTGCTCCCCGCGGTCCTGCACACCATCGCCGCCTTCAACCTCGACCCGGACGACTTCGCGTCGTTCCTGCGCAGCATGGCGATGGACCTCACGGTCACCTCGTACGCCCGTTACGACGACCTGCTCGACTATATGGAGGGTTCGGCGGCGGTGATCGGCACGATGATGCTGCCCATCCTCGGTTCGTCCGACCCGGTCGCCGCCCGCGAACCGGCCCGCCAGCTCGGCCTCGCGTTCCAGCTCACCAACTTCATCCGGGACGTCGCCGAGGACCTGGACCGTGGCCGTACCTACCTGCCGGACGAGGACCTGGCCAGGTTCGGGGTCAGCCGGGACGACCTGGTCGAGGCCGCCGCCCGGTGCCGGGCGAGCGGACCGATCCGGAAGCTGATCGCGTACGAGGTGACGCGTGCCCAGGCGCACTACGCCGCCGCCGCGCCGGGGATCGTCCTGCTCAACCCCGCCTCGCAGGCGTGCATGCGGACCGCGTACCTGCTCTACGGGGGGATCCTGGACGAGGTGGCCGCCGCCGGTTACGACGTGTTCGTCCGGCGTGCCGCCGTACCGAACCGGCGCCGGGCGGCGGTGGCCCTGCGGGCACTCCTGACCCGCCCCGGCACCCCGGTACCCCTGCCCGGTCCGCCCGGCTAG
- a CDS encoding polysaccharide deacetylase family protein, translated as MIRPAALAAGLVLVALLTGACANDQHGLAAPPSFAPFTPATSAPEVTPTAPASPSAVPPAPTVAPPPSRPPAPRGTVGPYDARRLTGVKGVALTFDDGPSPDWTPKVLDQLRAARVKATFCLIGSKARKYPQLVARIVREGHNLCNHSWQHDLKLGDKSEGEIRSDLLRTNREIRRAVPGAKIGYYRQPGGEWTPAVARVSRALGMTPLHWDVDPKDWDKPGAAAISKRVITQARPGSIILLHDGGGDRSGTLTACPTLLASLKQKYGIVRLK; from the coding sequence ATGATCCGACCCGCCGCGCTCGCGGCCGGGCTGGTCCTGGTGGCGCTGCTCACGGGCGCCTGTGCCAACGATCAACACGGCCTGGCAGCCCCACCCAGTTTCGCGCCGTTCACCCCGGCCACCAGTGCACCGGAAGTCACCCCCACCGCACCGGCCAGCCCCTCGGCCGTCCCGCCGGCCCCCACCGTCGCGCCGCCGCCGAGCCGCCCGCCCGCCCCGCGCGGCACCGTCGGCCCGTACGACGCCAGGCGGCTGACCGGGGTGAAGGGGGTGGCGTTGACCTTCGACGACGGCCCCTCCCCGGACTGGACCCCCAAGGTCCTCGACCAGCTCCGGGCGGCCAGGGTCAAGGCGACCTTCTGCCTGATCGGCTCGAAGGCCCGCAAGTACCCGCAGTTGGTCGCCCGGATCGTGCGCGAGGGCCACAACCTGTGCAACCACAGTTGGCAGCACGACCTCAAGCTGGGCGACAAGTCGGAGGGGGAGATCCGGTCCGACCTGCTCCGGACCAACCGGGAGATCCGGCGGGCGGTGCCGGGCGCCAAGATCGGCTACTACCGGCAGCCGGGCGGCGAGTGGACCCCGGCGGTGGCGCGGGTGAGCCGGGCACTGGGCATGACCCCGTTGCACTGGGACGTCGACCCGAAGGACTGGGACAAGCCCGGTGCCGCCGCGATCAGCAAGCGGGTGATCACCCAGGCCCGCCCGGGGTCGATCATCCTGCTGCACGACGGGGGTGGGGACCGCAGCGGCACCCTCACCGCCTGCCCCACCCTGCTAGCCAGTTTGAAACAGAAGTACGGAATCGTACGGCTGAAGTAG
- the idi gene encoding isopentenyl-diphosphate Delta-isomerase produces the protein MTTAREQHLVELVDDGGAVVGETTVAAAHQPPGQLHRAFSVLLVDPAGRVLLQQRAAVKTRFPLRWANSCCGHPEPGQSLRTAANRRLVEELGVGPVGLTEVGVHLYFAEDPATGRVEFEYDHVLRADFAPDQPLRPDPAEVADLRWVDPEELRADIDANPGGYAPWLVGVIDRYLLSVPATAGPAGTTGVPASAAAGLVDNAAEPPGGR, from the coding sequence ATGACCACCGCGCGGGAGCAACACCTGGTCGAGCTGGTCGACGACGGCGGCGCGGTGGTGGGCGAGACCACCGTCGCGGCGGCGCACCAGCCTCCGGGGCAACTGCACCGGGCCTTCTCGGTGCTGCTGGTCGATCCGGCCGGGCGGGTGCTGCTGCAACAACGGGCCGCCGTCAAGACCCGGTTCCCGCTCCGGTGGGCCAACTCGTGCTGCGGTCACCCGGAACCGGGCCAGTCACTGCGTACGGCGGCCAACCGGCGGCTGGTGGAGGAGCTGGGCGTCGGTCCGGTCGGGCTGACCGAGGTCGGGGTGCACCTCTACTTCGCCGAGGACCCGGCCACCGGACGGGTCGAATTCGAGTACGACCACGTACTGCGCGCGGACTTCGCACCGGACCAACCGCTGCGGCCGGATCCGGCGGAGGTGGCCGACCTGCGTTGGGTCGACCCCGAGGAGCTGCGCGCCGACATCGACGCCAACCCGGGCGGGTACGCCCCCTGGCTGGTCGGCGTGATCGACCGCTACCTCCTGTCCGTACCGGCGACCGCCGGTCCCGCCGGCACGACCGGGGTCCCGGCCAGCGCCGCTGCCGGGCTGGTGGACAACGCGGCGGAGCCGCCGGGTGGGCGATGA
- a CDS encoding serine hydrolase domain-containing protein gives MSGDRVREDRVDGDWDRRFVAVRDAFAALLSDERPTENRKVGGTGDPAGSGRLGGAAETGASLAVWHRGRPVLDLVGGWRDTARTRPFSPDTLVNVYSVGKPVAALCLLLLVERGRIGLDDPVVRHWPEFRATGATVRHVLSHTAGLPVFPVPRPEQALGDWDLLVGDLAAAEPVWAPGTVAAEHALTYGHLVGELVRRVDGRSIGRFLADEIAGPWRLDLHFGLSPADQARCADLGYGDPDWPVTILGTPGSLRARALGNPAGCLDLAVLNGPLWRSAEVPAVNLHATAAGLARLYAGLLAGGELDGVRLFGAELVTELTRAQYVGDDLLLERPAQWTLGMQLEDDGSWGMGGIGGSVAWADPVRDYTFAYATRHLASFNRVEGLVDVLHTCLDG, from the coding sequence GTGAGCGGAGACCGGGTACGTGAAGATCGGGTGGACGGCGACTGGGACCGGCGTTTTGTCGCCGTACGGGACGCCTTCGCGGCGCTGTTGAGCGACGAGCGTCCGACTGAAAATCGGAAGGTCGGCGGAACCGGTGACCCGGCCGGGAGCGGGCGGCTCGGTGGGGCGGCCGAGACCGGGGCGTCGCTCGCCGTCTGGCACCGCGGCCGACCGGTGCTGGACCTGGTCGGCGGCTGGCGGGACACCGCCCGGACCCGTCCCTTCAGCCCGGACACCCTGGTCAACGTCTACTCGGTGGGCAAGCCGGTCGCCGCCCTCTGCCTGCTGCTGCTGGTCGAACGGGGTCGGATCGGGCTGGACGACCCGGTGGTCCGGCACTGGCCGGAATTCCGCGCCACCGGGGCGACCGTACGGCACGTGCTGAGCCACACCGCCGGGCTGCCGGTGTTCCCGGTGCCCCGACCGGAACAGGCCCTCGGCGACTGGGACCTGCTGGTCGGCGACCTTGCCGCTGCCGAACCGGTCTGGGCGCCCGGCACCGTCGCGGCCGAACACGCGCTCACCTACGGGCACCTCGTCGGTGAGCTGGTCCGCCGGGTCGACGGCCGGTCGATCGGCCGCTTCCTGGCCGACGAGATCGCCGGGCCGTGGCGGCTGGACCTGCACTTCGGGCTCTCCCCGGCCGACCAGGCCCGCTGCGCCGACCTCGGCTACGGGGACCCGGACTGGCCGGTCACCATCCTGGGCACACCCGGCTCACTGCGCGCCCGCGCGCTCGGCAACCCGGCCGGCTGCCTGGACCTCGCGGTGCTCAACGGGCCGCTCTGGCGGTCGGCCGAGGTGCCCGCGGTGAACCTGCACGCCACCGCCGCCGGTCTGGCCCGGCTCTACGCCGGGCTGCTCGCCGGTGGTGAGCTGGACGGCGTACGGCTGTTCGGTGCCGAACTGGTGACCGAGCTGACCCGCGCCCAGTACGTCGGCGACGACCTGCTGCTGGAGCGCCCGGCACAGTGGACGCTCGGCATGCAGCTCGAAGACGACGGGAGCTGGGGCATGGGCGGGATCGGCGGCAGCGTGGCCTGGGCCGACCCGGTACGCGACTACACGTTCGCGTACGCCACCCGGCACCTGGCCAGCTTCAACCGGGTGGAGGGGCTGGTCGACGTACTGCACACCTGCCTCGACGGCTAG